The proteins below come from a single Argentina anserina chromosome 1, drPotAnse1.1, whole genome shotgun sequence genomic window:
- the LOC126802065 gene encoding uncharacterized protein LOC126802065 gives MCIDYHSKWIEAAPLTAITTEKVQNFLQRNIFYRHGMPESIIRDNGTQFNNDHLITWCKARGTKLKFASVAHPKTNRQVEAANKLIKGLLRKKLDEAKGLWPEKLDEVL, from the coding sequence cattccaaatggatTGAGGCTGCGCCCCTGACGGCCATTACAACCGAGAAGGTTCAAAACTTCCTGCAACGCAACATCTTCTACCGCCACGGTATGCCTGAGTCTATCATCAGAGATAACGGCACGCAATTCAATAACGATCACCTCATCACATGGTGCAAGGCAAGAGGGACTAAGCTCAAATTCGCATCTGTAGCACATCCAAAAACCAACAGGCAAGTAGAAGCCGCTAACAAGCTGATCAAAGGCCTTCTTAGAAAAAAGTTGGATGAAGCCAAAGGACTTTGGCCCGAAAAACTCGACGAAGTGCTATAG